One part of the Melioribacteraceae bacterium genome encodes these proteins:
- a CDS encoding HEAT repeat domain-containing protein — MKTLKILSIVLISALLFSATTFAGQEIDPVVKAKFKIIEANLLVGLKSDNEGLRISCAYFLGEMKSEKSVIELMQILRDDESYAARIVAALSLIKIGNTQAVYMVQRTSLFNEFEGVRKMSEKFYLSHLMKKYLEQHPEKVAELSYVKF; from the coding sequence ATGAAAACCTTAAAGATCCTTTCGATAGTTCTTATTTCCGCTTTATTATTCTCCGCAACAACATTTGCTGGTCAGGAAATCGATCCTGTAGTAAAGGCCAAGTTCAAAATAATCGAAGCTAATCTGCTTGTCGGCTTAAAATCCGATAATGAGGGACTGCGGATCAGCTGCGCATATTTTCTGGGAGAAATGAAATCGGAGAAATCAGTAATCGAGCTTATGCAGATACTCCGGGATGACGAATCATATGCTGCACGCATCGTAGCTGCACTTTCACTTATTAAAATCGGGAATACCCAGGCCGTCTATATGGTTCAGAGGACATCTCTTTTCAATGAGTTTGAAGGTGTACGCAAGATGAGTGAGAAATTTTATCTTTCACATTTGATGAAGAAATACCTAGAGCAGCATCCTGAAAAAGTTGCAGAACTGTCCTACGTAAAATTCTAA
- a CDS encoding peroxiredoxin, producing MKISKLIILLVIVAMASSIAQTKSTTSKSKTVKKTEPVEQYVPPPPPPPAKDGVLIHLSSGMDSPQRVLMALTMGLKMADDHDVYIYIDISAVHIVLNNSKSLEMPKFEPSKILIDKILNKGVRIAVCPTCLESANKTQYDLMKGIKLANKNDFFDFTQGRILTLDY from the coding sequence ATGAAAATTTCAAAACTCATCATTCTATTAGTAATTGTTGCAATGGCTTCTTCAATTGCACAAACAAAAAGCACCACATCAAAAAGCAAAACCGTTAAAAAAACCGAACCGGTTGAGCAGTATGTTCCGCCTCCGCCACCACCTCCGGCTAAGGATGGAGTATTGATCCATCTCTCGAGCGGTATGGATAGCCCTCAAAGAGTTTTAATGGCTTTAACTATGGGCTTAAAAATGGCCGATGATCACGATGTTTATATCTATATCGATATTAGTGCCGTCCACATTGTATTGAATAATTCAAAGAGTCTTGAAATGCCTAAGTTCGAACCGTCAAAAATTCTTATCGATAAAATTCTGAACAAGGGAGTCAGAATTGCCGTTTGTCCCACCTGCCTGGAGTCTGCAAATAAAACACAGTACGATTTAATGAAAGGTATAAAACTAGCCAATAAAAACGATTTCTTCGATTTCACTCAGGGAAGAATTCTTACGCTCGATTATTAG
- the nusA gene encoding transcription termination factor NusA produces MNTEIVESFSQMVREKSLDKDVLAGIIEEIFGLMVKKKFGQEAKYDVVVNMDKGDIEIFLERVIVETVNDPSTEISIDEVNEKGNDDDLEVGEDYVEKIELHHFGRRLINLARQSLNQKIREIEKDIVYNEYNEMIGEIVVGDIYQVRRNDVLVNHNKNELLLPRNEQIPREKYRKGDTVRAVVKEVKKTPNGPIIIVSRGDNLFLRRLFEIEIPEIYDGVIEIKGIAREPGERAKVAVESQDSRIDAVGACVGMKGVRIHAIVRELNNENIDVINYSEDPIVFIQRCLAPAKLKQIEIDEDDRKCVVTADSDQVSLIVGRSGVNIRLAMKLSGYDIEVIRQEKPLEEYEEDIELPELREELGSDIVDLLINHEFETAVDVLKAGIDKLKEIEGIDEEKAKMIIETLENQFEEEE; encoded by the coding sequence ATGAACACCGAGATAGTAGAATCCTTTTCCCAGATGGTCCGCGAAAAGAGTCTTGATAAAGACGTACTGGCCGGAATTATTGAAGAAATATTCGGACTTATGGTTAAAAAGAAATTCGGACAGGAAGCCAAATACGATGTTGTTGTTAATATGGATAAGGGTGATATCGAAATATTTCTTGAGCGGGTTATTGTTGAAACTGTCAATGATCCGAGTACCGAAATAAGTATAGATGAGGTTAATGAAAAAGGAAACGACGACGACCTGGAAGTTGGTGAGGATTATGTCGAAAAGATCGAGCTTCACCATTTCGGAAGAAGATTGATAAATCTCGCACGCCAGAGCTTAAATCAGAAAATCAGGGAAATTGAGAAGGATATCGTTTATAACGAGTATAATGAAATGATCGGTGAAATTGTTGTCGGAGATATCTATCAGGTTCGGCGTAATGATGTTCTTGTAAATCACAATAAGAATGAGCTGCTTCTTCCGCGAAACGAACAGATACCCCGCGAAAAATACCGCAAGGGCGATACCGTTCGCGCAGTTGTTAAGGAAGTTAAAAAGACTCCTAACGGACCGATTATTATAGTTTCCCGTGGCGATAATTTATTCCTTAGGAGATTATTCGAAATTGAAATACCGGAAATTTATGACGGTGTTATTGAAATAAAAGGAATTGCACGCGAACCCGGTGAAAGAGCTAAAGTTGCTGTAGAATCTCAGGATTCCAGGATTGATGCTGTGGGTGCCTGCGTCGGTATGAAAGGCGTAAGAATCCACGCAATAGTCCGTGAATTGAATAATGAGAATATCGATGTCATCAACTATTCCGAAGATCCCATTGTATTTATTCAGAGGTGTCTCGCCCCTGCAAAACTGAAACAGATTGAAATCGATGAGGATGATAGAAAATGCGTTGTTACTGCCGATAGCGATCAGGTCTCTCTTATTGTCGGAAGAAGCGGTGTTAACATCCGCCTGGCCATGAAACTGAGCGGTTACGATATCGAAGTGATCCGTCAGGAAAAACCGCTAGAAGAATATGAAGAGGATATCGAATTGCCTGAACTTAGAGAAGAACTTGGCAGCGATATTGTCGACCTTCTTATCAATCATGAATTCGAAACTGCTGTCGATGTTCTTAAAGCTGGCATCGATAAATTGAAAGAGATAGAAGGAATTGACGAGGAAAAAGCTAAAATGATAATTGAAACCCTCGAAAATCAGTTTGAAGAAGAGGAATAA
- a CDS encoding YihY/virulence factor BrkB family protein: MIKFRIFKYIGSFIPLPIFRKILEFVKHYFIGLFKRIDQNNLFFAGAGIAYSLFLGMIPLILLIFSLLSNIFDVKTLQEQIFQIIDTAIPYPVYAAYMKKVIETRLPEFVGYRTIVGYVGAIGLLITSTWIFSSMRTILNQIFHTKIQKNAFIGMLRDLGMVILLVIFISLSTFVFPIINLTLEVAQTSEMMSKFNVSQLWNFIVRIMSLLIMLAMFFALYYLIPYEKLPKRVALLSAFWTTLLWEIARNVFGYYIQYFFSSNALYGAFALIVVILFWVYYSSCIFIIGAEIGQLFRERLLLKKKNKVINNNLPV; encoded by the coding sequence ATGATTAAATTCAGGATATTCAAATATATCGGATCATTCATTCCTCTTCCTATATTCAGAAAAATTCTGGAATTCGTAAAACATTACTTTATAGGATTATTTAAAAGGATAGATCAGAATAATCTTTTCTTTGCCGGTGCCGGTATCGCGTATTCGTTATTCCTTGGTATGATACCGCTTATCCTTCTTATCTTCTCTTTGTTAAGTAACATTTTTGATGTCAAAACTCTTCAGGAACAGATTTTCCAGATAATCGATACTGCCATACCCTATCCCGTCTATGCCGCTTATATGAAAAAAGTAATTGAGACCCGGCTTCCGGAGTTTGTTGGGTATCGTACAATTGTCGGTTATGTTGGAGCTATTGGTTTATTGATTACATCAACATGGATTTTCAGCAGTATGCGTACAATCTTAAACCAGATTTTTCATACAAAGATTCAGAAGAACGCATTTATCGGGATGCTGAGGGATCTGGGGATGGTTATCCTGCTTGTCATTTTTATTTCACTTTCAACTTTTGTTTTTCCTATTATAAATTTGACACTCGAAGTTGCCCAGACATCGGAGATGATGAGCAAGTTTAACGTGAGCCAACTCTGGAATTTTATAGTGCGGATTATGTCGCTATTGATAATGCTGGCCATGTTTTTCGCTCTCTATTATCTTATACCTTATGAAAAACTTCCGAAAAGGGTTGCGCTTCTTAGTGCATTCTGGACAACTCTGCTTTGGGAAATTGCCCGAAATGTTTTCGGCTATTATATTCAATACTTTTTCAGTTCGAATGCTCTCTACGGCGCATTCGCTTTAATCGTTGTTATTTTATTCTGGGTTTATTATTCGTCATGCATTTTTATTATTGGGGCTGAAATTGGACAGCTCTTCAGGGAAAGACTATTGCTGAAGAAAAAAAACAAAGTGATCAACAATAATCTCCCTGTCTGA
- a CDS encoding SIMPL domain-containing protein (The SIMPL domain is named for its presence in mouse protein SIMPL (signalling molecule that associates with mouse pelle-like kinase). Bacterial member BP26, from Brucella, was shown to assemble into a channel-like structure, while YggE from E. coli has been associated with resistance to oxidative stress.): protein MQEKNNLLVPLAVLSGAIVLSVLIFSFVWKSARNADQTITVTGSAKKTIVSDLGIQRGTLQAASSDRRTAYQIVAQQMPVVLKYLADKGFTKEQIEVFGITGYPVFEVSSQGYQTQNVSHYVYSQRFEVRSNDVQKIKDLSLTLSSLVEKGLDVQVDMPEYLFTKIDDLKIEIQAEAAKNAMDRAGKIAEATGRNLGSLRNARMGVIQITPLNSNMVTDYGINDVSSIDKEITAVVSASFEID from the coding sequence ATGCAAGAAAAAAATAATTTATTAGTCCCGCTCGCAGTATTATCCGGAGCGATTGTATTATCTGTTTTAATTTTTTCGTTTGTTTGGAAGTCTGCTCGAAATGCCGACCAGACTATCACCGTTACCGGCTCGGCCAAAAAAACAATTGTAAGCGATCTCGGAATTCAGCGCGGAACACTTCAGGCGGCAAGTTCCGATCGTAGAACCGCGTATCAGATCGTAGCCCAGCAGATGCCGGTCGTTCTTAAATATCTTGCCGATAAAGGCTTCACAAAGGAACAGATCGAGGTTTTTGGAATTACAGGCTATCCTGTTTTCGAAGTCAGCTCTCAGGGATACCAGACTCAAAATGTTTCCCATTACGTTTACAGTCAGAGATTTGAAGTCAGGTCCAATGATGTTCAGAAGATAAAGGATCTCTCTCTTACATTAAGTTCTCTTGTTGAAAAAGGTCTCGATGTTCAGGTCGATATGCCCGAATACCTTTTTACCAAGATCGACGACCTGAAAATTGAAATTCAGGCCGAAGCAGCTAAAAATGCTATGGATCGTGCCGGTAAAATTGCAGAGGCCACAGGCAGGAATCTCGGTTCGCTCCGGAACGCTAGAATGGGTGTAATTCAGATTACTCCGCTCAACTCCAATATGGTTACTGATTACGGAATTAATGACGTAAGTTCGATTGATAAGGAAATTACAGCAGTAGTAAGCGCGTCTTTTGAGATCGATTAA
- the hemW gene encoding radical SAM family heme chaperone HemW → MKETAIYIHIPFCDHKCIYCDFYSIISYENIRSYFQSLKKEINFYAEKFSSGREIISIFLGGGTPSFMEPEYIGEIINEVKSSFNVRENAEVTMETNPGTVSRAKLESFISTGINRISIGIQSFDDKELKFLTRIHDSAAAVETVLKAKEAGFNNISIDLIFNLPGQTKKIWRSNLEQAVALPVKHISAYSLILEPGTILNKMVIDGKVKLESDDHDADLYEFTIDFLCGKGFEQYEVSNFAMPGYESVHNNAYWRYRDYLGFGTSAHSFIDGIRWWNFSSVKFYNEAVIRNQNGVAGKERLTNEQKLNEYVMLALRSKGLDINKLESVFGNEWINKNQANINFLFQNDYIKFDNTLIKFTPKGYALCDELLLRFR, encoded by the coding sequence ATGAAAGAAACAGCAATCTATATTCACATCCCGTTCTGCGATCATAAATGTATCTATTGCGATTTCTACTCGATTATTTCATATGAGAATATCCGCTCCTACTTCCAATCATTAAAAAAAGAAATTAATTTTTATGCTGAAAAATTCTCCTCCGGCAGGGAGATAATTTCAATTTTTTTGGGCGGGGGAACCCCGTCCTTTATGGAGCCCGAGTACATCGGCGAAATTATTAATGAAGTAAAATCCTCCTTTAACGTAAGAGAAAATGCCGAAGTAACAATGGAAACTAATCCGGGCACCGTATCGAGAGCTAAACTGGAAAGTTTTATAAGTACGGGAATCAACAGGATCAGTATCGGTATTCAATCTTTTGATGATAAGGAATTGAAATTTCTTACACGGATTCACGACTCTGCAGCGGCGGTTGAAACAGTTCTGAAAGCAAAAGAAGCGGGATTTAATAACATCAGCATCGACCTGATTTTTAATCTTCCCGGGCAGACAAAAAAAATCTGGCGCTCAAACCTTGAACAGGCTGTCGCGCTTCCGGTTAAACATATTTCTGCTTATAGCTTAATACTTGAACCGGGTACAATTCTGAATAAAATGGTTATCGATGGGAAAGTAAAACTGGAAAGCGACGATCACGATGCTGATCTATATGAATTCACAATTGATTTCTTATGCGGGAAAGGATTCGAACAGTATGAAGTTTCAAATTTTGCTATGCCCGGATACGAATCGGTGCATAATAATGCTTACTGGCGTTACAGGGATTATCTCGGATTCGGCACATCCGCTCATTCTTTCATAGATGGAATTAGGTGGTGGAATTTTTCGAGCGTTAAGTTTTATAACGAAGCTGTAATCAGGAATCAGAATGGTGTTGCAGGGAAAGAAAGATTAACAAACGAACAGAAATTGAATGAGTATGTTATGCTGGCTTTGAGAAGCAAGGGACTTGATATAAATAAACTTGAATCAGTATTTGGAAATGAATGGATAAATAAAAACCAGGCAAATATTAATTTTCTTTTTCAAAATGATTATATAAAATTTGACAATACACTAATAAAATTTACTCCTAAAGGGTATGCATTGTGTGATGAATTATTACTAAGATTCCGCTAG
- a CDS encoding dicarboxylate/amino acid:cation symporter, which translates to MKLKLHWQILLAFFAAVIYGILLTEYVEYISWLGDLFLRALKMVIIPLVFSSIVSGVTNIGGGKNLGRLSIKTITYYIATSTLAILTGLFFVNILKPGVGADLGFSKEVEGLAAASESIGSILMNIIPVNIFQAFTEMNMLQIIFFAILLGFFISQTEKKYQTPLIDFFNSVFEVMMKLTMFIIKFTPLGIFGIVSGIVAEHAGNPSALFDIVGRLSIYMAAVLSALIVHSFVTLPLTLKLIGKVDPVKHFKAITTPLLTAFSTASSNATLPLTMEAVEDNCGVSNKITSFTLPLGATINMDGTALYECVAAIFITQAYGIELTIVQQLIVVVTALLASIGAAGIPMAGLVMISIVLTAVGLPLEGVGLILAVDRLLDMFRTTVNVISDSCGAVVIAKTEGETLLIE; encoded by the coding sequence ATGAAATTAAAATTACATTGGCAGATACTTTTAGCATTTTTTGCAGCAGTTATTTATGGAATTCTATTAACCGAATATGTAGAATATATTTCATGGCTCGGCGATCTCTTTTTAAGAGCGCTTAAAATGGTTATCATACCTCTTGTGTTCAGTTCAATTGTCTCCGGTGTTACAAACATTGGCGGAGGTAAAAACCTCGGACGCCTCAGTATTAAAACAATTACCTATTACATTGCAACAAGCACACTTGCAATACTTACAGGTTTGTTCTTTGTTAATATTCTTAAACCAGGGGTGGGAGCTGATCTCGGATTTTCAAAAGAAGTAGAAGGACTTGCTGCAGCTTCTGAATCAATCGGTTCAATTTTAATGAATATAATCCCTGTAAATATCTTTCAAGCATTCACCGAAATGAATATGCTGCAGATAATATTCTTTGCCATTCTATTAGGTTTTTTCATTAGTCAGACAGAAAAAAAATATCAAACACCGCTGATAGATTTTTTTAATTCCGTTTTTGAAGTAATGATGAAGCTGACGATGTTCATAATTAAATTCACTCCGCTTGGCATATTCGGTATTGTTTCCGGCATAGTAGCGGAACATGCGGGTAATCCTTCTGCACTTTTCGATATCGTGGGCAGACTTAGTATTTATATGGCAGCGGTCCTGTCTGCGCTAATTGTCCATTCTTTCGTCACGTTACCATTGACATTGAAACTGATTGGAAAAGTGGACCCTGTAAAACATTTTAAAGCTATTACAACCCCGTTATTAACAGCTTTTTCAACCGCTTCTTCAAATGCAACTCTTCCGTTAACTATGGAAGCTGTTGAAGATAATTGCGGAGTCTCTAACAAAATAACAAGCTTCACACTTCCTCTCGGCGCAACTATAAACATGGATGGAACCGCTTTGTATGAATGTGTAGCTGCAATTTTCATTACTCAGGCATACGGAATTGAACTTACCATTGTTCAGCAACTGATAGTTGTTGTTACTGCCTTGTTAGCTTCTATTGGCGCCGCAGGAATCCCAATGGCAGGATTGGTGATGATATCGATTGTGCTTACAGCTGTTGGGCTACCTCTTGAAGGTGTCGGATTAATTCTTGCTGTCGATAGGCTTCTTGATATGTTCAGAACAACCGTTAATGTTATTAGTGATAGTTGCGGTGCTGTTGTTATTGCCAAAACTGAAGGTGAAACACTGTTAATTGAATAA
- the recN gene encoding DNA repair protein RecN, with the protein MLKSLLIKDYALIENIHVEFGKGLNIITGETGAGKSILIDAMGLLLGERASVEVVRKGSDKSVVEGIFEIEGNKKVQNLLTENEIEFSGELIVRREVSLKGTNRCFLNDTPVTLNLIKEAGDLLVDLHGQHEHQSLLRVETHIEMLDDSAGHKNLIDDYKGRYSGLNSFLGELKDLLQKENRLKEKRDLYEFQIKEIDYVSPEVNEDEKLESELKILENSERLLSTASEIYQLIYENEDSVLGRMSEIRNKLNELSKIDPSFLEKVNESESVIAILNDISAFVRSYKDRIDIDPENLEKIRLRLGSINLLKKKYGGSLNTVLEHREKIGTEFNLAQNFSSKIESLRSEIEIVRKECGLLAKKISTSRKSAAKKVKKETEVALKTLGIHDSCFEIKIENEPADASSENFIIAEGRKYKCDSNGFDIVEFFVSTNIGEDPKPLVKVASGGEISRIMLALKSILARTDKLPILIFDEIDTGVSGRIALKVGQALKSLASFHQIIAITHLPQIAGLSDFHFAVEKKKSGERVVSSIRLLNNDERINEVAKLISGEKITEAALNGARELINLK; encoded by the coding sequence ATGCTCAAATCGTTACTTATTAAAGATTACGCTCTGATCGAAAATATCCATGTAGAGTTTGGAAAGGGATTGAATATCATTACCGGCGAAACCGGTGCTGGTAAGTCGATTCTTATTGATGCGATGGGACTTTTACTCGGCGAAAGAGCCTCGGTTGAAGTGGTTAGAAAGGGATCCGATAAATCGGTTGTCGAGGGTATCTTCGAAATCGAGGGGAATAAAAAAGTCCAGAACCTCCTAACGGAAAATGAAATTGAATTCTCCGGCGAGTTGATCGTAAGAAGAGAAGTTTCGCTTAAGGGAACCAACCGCTGTTTTCTGAATGATACACCTGTCACTTTGAATCTGATTAAGGAAGCCGGCGATCTGCTCGTTGACCTGCATGGACAACATGAACATCAGTCGCTTCTCCGCGTTGAGACCCATATTGAGATGCTCGACGATTCGGCGGGACACAAAAATCTGATTGACGATTACAAAGGCAGGTACTCCGGATTAAACTCTTTTCTGGGAGAACTGAAAGATCTTCTTCAGAAAGAGAACCGGTTGAAGGAGAAAAGAGATCTTTACGAATTCCAGATCAAGGAGATTGATTATGTCTCTCCTGAAGTTAATGAAGATGAAAAGCTTGAAAGCGAACTGAAAATTCTCGAAAATTCAGAAAGACTCCTTTCAACCGCGAGTGAAATTTATCAATTGATCTATGAAAACGAGGATTCTGTTCTCGGGCGAATGTCGGAAATCCGGAACAAACTCAACGAGCTTTCAAAAATTGATCCCTCGTTTCTTGAAAAAGTAAATGAAAGCGAATCCGTTATTGCCATCTTGAATGATATCTCTGCTTTTGTAAGATCCTATAAAGATCGAATTGATATTGATCCTGAAAACCTGGAAAAAATACGTCTCCGGCTCGGTTCAATTAATTTATTAAAGAAAAAATACGGCGGTTCTTTAAATACAGTACTCGAACACCGCGAAAAGATCGGTACAGAATTCAACCTGGCTCAAAATTTCTCTTCAAAAATCGAATCTCTCCGGAGTGAAATAGAAATCGTTAGAAAAGAGTGCGGTCTTCTTGCAAAAAAAATCTCGACCAGCAGGAAAAGTGCCGCTAAAAAAGTAAAAAAGGAAACCGAAGTAGCTCTTAAAACACTGGGAATCCATGACTCGTGCTTTGAAATAAAGATTGAGAACGAACCTGCGGATGCATCATCGGAAAATTTTATTATTGCAGAGGGACGTAAATATAAATGCGATTCCAATGGATTTGATATTGTAGAGTTTTTCGTTTCAACAAATATCGGGGAGGATCCAAAACCTCTTGTAAAAGTTGCTTCGGGCGGAGAGATTTCCCGGATTATGCTTGCCCTTAAATCGATTCTTGCCAGGACCGATAAGCTGCCGATTTTAATCTTCGATGAAATTGATACGGGTGTCAGCGGACGAATTGCACTGAAAGTCGGCCAGGCACTCAAATCTCTCGCTTCATTTCATCAAATAATTGCAATTACACATCTCCCGCAGATTGCCGGTTTATCCGATTTTCATTTCGCGGTTGAAAAGAAAAAATCGGGTGAACGTGTGGTCAGTTCCATACGATTGTTGAATAATGACGAAAGGATAAACGAAGTCGCCAAATTAATCAGCGGCGAAAAGATTACAGAAGCTGCTCTGAACGGTGCCAGAGAACTGATCAACCTGAAATAG
- a CDS encoding MBL fold metallo-hydrolase: MISLLPLGSTSEIGATCFYLNISGTGILLDCGIDPKKKGIESLPGFALLEDLPLDFVLISHSHQDHIGSLPFLVQKFPYVIIYSTAQSKEIADVTLHNTANILAQNADPENNLKIYTHEEIDLLVRSIRGVDYKERIELKGMRHSSVEPVRISFYDAGHILGSASILIEFSGRRILFTGDINLSDQSIMIHADLKGIKKVDLLLLETTYGSTDSAILGTWKSEGDRLTKAANEILNKGGSVLIPAFALGKTQELLTLLYDRMMKGKLTETGIYTGGVGREISALYDRNRFITRRKEKNHVLKEIPQKNIFEVEDYNYFLKNPSIVLVSSGMLLPGTTSFKLLNYWLNQREFAVFGVGYMDETTPGYRLMNSSRNDEIRLTDFSSPQKVKCLVERFYFPSHARREDLLKIVEIVNPGRIFLIHGDKESIDWVGRNILQKFERISINTLSEGNMISVWKS, encoded by the coding sequence ATGATTAGTTTATTGCCTCTCGGCAGTACTTCTGAAATCGGTGCGACCTGCTTTTACCTTAATATCTCGGGTACCGGCATTCTTCTCGATTGCGGAATTGACCCGAAAAAAAAAGGAATCGAATCTCTCCCCGGTTTTGCACTTCTCGAGGATCTTCCGCTCGATTTCGTTCTAATTAGTCATTCTCATCAGGATCATATCGGCTCTCTCCCGTTTCTCGTCCAGAAATTTCCATATGTCATTATTTACTCAACCGCACAATCAAAAGAAATTGCAGATGTAACTCTTCACAATACCGCGAATATATTAGCTCAAAATGCTGATCCGGAAAATAATCTGAAGATTTACACTCACGAAGAGATCGACCTTCTAGTGAGAAGCATTCGCGGGGTCGATTATAAAGAGAGGATTGAACTCAAAGGGATGCGGCATAGTTCCGTTGAACCTGTCAGAATATCTTTCTACGATGCCGGACATATTCTCGGCTCAGCTTCCATTCTGATTGAATTCTCGGGCAGAAGAATTTTATTTACCGGTGATATCAATTTATCTGACCAATCGATAATGATTCATGCCGACCTGAAAGGGATTAAAAAAGTAGACCTGCTTTTACTCGAGACTACATATGGCTCCACCGATTCGGCAATACTTGGAACCTGGAAGAGCGAAGGTGACCGCTTAACTAAAGCCGCTAATGAAATTCTGAATAAAGGGGGTTCCGTATTAATCCCTGCATTTGCTCTCGGTAAAACACAGGAATTGCTTACCCTGCTTTATGACCGGATGATGAAAGGAAAATTGACTGAGACCGGAATTTACACTGGCGGAGTCGGCAGAGAAATTTCTGCTTTATACGACCGGAACCGGTTTATTACAAGACGTAAAGAAAAAAATCACGTCCTAAAAGAAATACCTCAGAAAAATATTTTTGAAGTTGAAGATTACAATTACTTTCTAAAAAATCCTTCAATTGTACTTGTCTCAAGCGGGATGTTGCTTCCCGGAACAACTTCTTTCAAGTTACTTAATTATTGGTTAAATCAGCGGGAGTTCGCTGTTTTCGGAGTAGGGTATATGGACGAGACAACACCCGGCTACCGGCTTATGAATTCTTCCAGAAATGATGAGATCCGGCTAACCGACTTCAGTTCACCTCAAAAAGTTAAATGCCTTGTCGAACGCTTTTATTTCCCTTCTCATGCCCGGAGGGAGGATCTTCTTAAAATTGTTGAAATTGTTAATCCGGGCCGGATTTTTCTTATTCACGGTGATAAAGAGTCGATCGACTGGGTCGGTCGGAATATACTTCAGAAATTCGAACGGATAAGCATTAATACTCTTTCCGAAGGAAATATGATTTCGGTCTGGAAAAGTTAA
- a CDS encoding SCP2 sterol-binding domain-containing protein, with product MEYFSGEWAAQLCKSINNNQEYKNSSEGWKWKLILNQTGKTGLNPVFLDLNNGECREARIATGDDFNISEFIIEADKETWERILNKSLSPMQALMTKKLSITKGNMSDLLPYVNSLKELLNSAMKIE from the coding sequence ATGGAATACTTCAGCGGAGAGTGGGCCGCGCAGCTCTGCAAATCGATCAATAATAATCAGGAATATAAAAATTCTTCTGAAGGCTGGAAATGGAAGCTAATCTTAAACCAGACCGGCAAAACAGGATTGAATCCGGTTTTCCTGGACCTTAATAACGGGGAATGCAGGGAGGCCAGAATTGCAACCGGGGACGATTTTAACATTTCAGAGTTTATAATCGAAGCCGATAAGGAAACTTGGGAAAGGATACTGAATAAATCCCTTTCACCGATGCAGGCACTCATGACCAAAAAGCTATCGATCACAAAGGGAAATATGAGCGATCTCCTCCCCTACGTGAATTCGCTTAAAGAATTACTTAACTCCGCAATGAAGATTGAATAA